One genomic window of Coffea eugenioides isolate CCC68of chromosome 1, Ceug_1.0, whole genome shotgun sequence includes the following:
- the LOC113783394 gene encoding pentatricopeptide repeat-containing protein At4g13650-like translates to MILRSHTCHFRYTLANSAKVTNHRFSGAVTTHNYHIQGPVNSFHSCDFQDFTTHPGNNQLNCFTDLNLLAEFHQHGFLHRPHIVNRIISTCSKFGSYSVGIQMHTHVIKMGFGSNIYISSALVDMYCKCGTVVSAHHLFDEIPERNAVTWNSLISGYLETLCPGTAMYLFTEMLRFGIFLTPYSISAALVGCAQLEDCWLGAQVHALGLKFGFEFNVVVGTGLIDMYAKCLDIEASRSVFDRMVCKNVLSWTSMITGYAQNKLSLEAMTLFRDMLRVGIEANYVTYNSLLRSFCCPDDLDHCREIHCRIVQEGFESNIFVSVTLVTVYSECSCSLEEFYRVCSTITLWDQISWNAVIAGFSNLGSGEEALTCFSKMRQAGIGVNIFTYASVLKSIGIISALEVGKQIHSLVTKGGHASNICVRNGLVSMFARCGNLSYAKKVFTLMDEHDVISWNSLLSGYSHHGYAEEAIRMFEEMMTTGVKPNLTTFLIVLSACSHCGRVDKGLEYFQLMKDDDSLPPPNLEHYASIVDLYGRAGHLQEAEAFIDNMPIQPGPSMFKSLLGACQVHGDKEIAVRSARRLVELCPSDPATYVVLSNILACEGSWNDAAGIRKIMCDRQVRKNPGYSWI, encoded by the coding sequence ATGATATTGCGGTCACATACATGTCACTTCCGGTACACCTTGGCAAACTCGGCGAAAGTGACCAATCATCGCTTTTCAGGCGCCGTAACAACCCATAATTACCATATCCAAGGCCCAGTAAATTCTTTCCACTCCTGTGATTTTCAAGACTTCACAACTCACCCAGGAAACAACCAATTGAACTGTTTTACAGATTTAAACCTCTTAGCTGAGTTTCATCAGCATGGGTTTTTACACAGACCCCATATTGTCAACAGAATCATTTCCACTTGCTCAAAATTTGGCTCATATTCTGTTGGGATTCAAATGCATACCCATGTTATTAAAATGGGATTTGGTTCAAATATCTATATCTCAAGCGCCTTGGTTGATATGTATTGCAAATGTGGTACCGTTGTGTCGGCTCACCATTTGTTTGATGAAATACCGGAGAGAAATGCTGTGACTTGGAATTCTTTAATTTCTGGTTACCTAGAAACCCTTTGTCCTGGAACAGCAATGTACTTATTCACAGAAATGCTAAGATTCGGGATATTTCTGACGCCATATAGCATTTCGGCAGCTCTTGTGGGTTGTGCCCAGCTTGAAGATTGCTGGCTTGGGGCTCAAGTCCATGCTCTGGGTTTAAAATTTGGTTTTGAGTTTAATGTTGTTGTGGGGACTGGTTTAATTGATATGTACGCCAAATGTTTGGATATTGAAGCCTCAAGAAGTGTGTTTGATAGAATGGTTTGTAAGAATGTTCTCAGTTGGACATCAATGATAACTGGTTATGCACAGAATAAGCTCTCCTTGGAGGCAATGACTTTGTTTCGGGATATGTTGCGGGTTGGAATTGAGGCAAATTATGTGACATATAACAGTTTATTGAGGTCGTTTTGTTGTCCTGATGACCTAGACCATTGCAGGGAAATCCATTGTCGTATAGTTCAGGAAGGTTTtgagtctaatatttttgtgtCAGTTACACTGGTGACTGTATATTCAGAGTGTAGTTGTAGCTTAGAGGAATTCTATCGAGTTTGTTCAACTATTACCCTTTGGGACCAAATCTCATGGAATGCAGTCATTGCCGGTTTTTCCAATTTAGGAAGTGGTGAGGAAGCACTAACCTGCTTCTCAAAGATGAGGCAGGCAGGCATCGGTGTTAATATTTTCACGTATGCAAGTGTGTTGAAATCAATTGGTATTATTTCAGCTCTTGAAGTGGGGAAGCAGATCCATAGTCTGGTTACCAAGGGAGGGCATGCTTCAAATATCTGTGTGCGGAATGGGCTTGTTTCCATGTTTGCAAGATGCGGTAATCTTAGTTATGCAAAGAAAGTATTCACGTTGATGGATGAACATGATGTCATATCATGGAATTCACTGTTGTCGGGCTATTCCCATCATGGATATGCCGAGGAAGCTATTAGAATGTTCGAAGAGATGATGACCACTGGGGTTAAACCAAATCTAACAACATTCCTCATAGTGCTTTCTGCTTGCAGCCATTGTGGCCGGGTGGATAAAGGACTCGAGTATTTTCAGTTGATGAAAGACGATGATAGCCTTCCACCACCCAATTTAGAGCACTATGCTAGCATTGTTGATCTGTATGGTCGGGCTGGTCATCTTCAGGAAGCCGAGGCATTCATTGATAACATGCCAATACAGCCAGGACCCTCGATGTTCAAAAGTTTACTGGGTGCTTGTCAAGTTCATGGTGACAAAGAAATTGCAGTACGATCTGCAAGAAGGCTTGTGGAGCTTTGTCCAAGTGATCCTGCAACTTATGTTGTGCTATCAAATATCTTGGCCTGTGAAGGTAGTTGGAATGATGCAGCTGGTATCCGCAAGATAATGTGTGATAGACAAGTGAGGAAAAACCCTGGATATAGTTGGATTTGA
- the LOC113756417 gene encoding protein TOC75-3, chloroplastic — protein MAALSQMAAMASPGLAYPLNLPSSRTRRRNFSTSSATAPFLPNFSTSSTIQSTLAPLSSSSYASPSKPPKPIHQKSDTRPHSTSPLDYVLKTSFVLGTSVGATVLGATVLGATAHIFLGGGGGNSNSGGGGGGGGGGSAGEGGDFWSRLFSPKPAIAKDDEPSQDWDSHGLPANITIQLSRLSGFKKYKVSDILFFDRRRGSTTEGTEDSFFEMVTIRPGGVYTKAQLQKELETLAGCGMFEKVDLDAKTNPDGTIGLTISFLESTWQSADRFRCINVGLMQQSKPIEMDPDMTEKERIEFYRSQEQDYRRRMQKARPCLLPTPVQREILQLLREKGAVSARLLQKIRDRVQQWYHENGYACAQVVNFGNLNTREVVCEVVEGDITQLVIQFQDKLGNVCEGNTQLAVVRRDLPRQLQKGQVFNIEAGKQALRNINSLGLFSNIEVNPRPDEKNEGGIIVEIKLKELEQASAEVSTEWSIVPGRGGRPTLASIQPGGTVSFEHRNIKGLNRSLLGSVNTSNLLNPQDDLAFKLEYVHPYFDGVYNPRNRTFRASCFNSRKLSPVFTGGPGIDEVPPIWVDRAGVKANLTENFTRQSKFTYGLVFEEITTRDEASHISSHGQRVLPNGGISADGPPTTLSGTGIDRMAFVQANITRDNTKFMNGAIVGERNVFQLDQGLGIGSKFPFFNRHQLTLTRFIQLKEVEEGAGRPPPPVLVLHGHYGGCVGDLPSYDAFTLGGPYSVRGYNMGEIGAARNILEFAAELRVPVRNTHVYAFAEHGNDLGSSKDVKGNPTEVYRRMGHGSSYGVGVKLGLVRAEYAVDHNSGTGALFFRFGERF, from the exons ATGGCTGCCTTATCCCAAATGGCGGCGATGGCCTCTCCGGGCTTGGCCTACCCTCTCAATCTCCCCTCTTCCCGTACTCGTCGCCGCAATTTCTCCACTTCCTCCGCCACTGCCCCATTCCTCCCTAACTTCTCTACCTCCTCCACCATCCAATCCACGCTCGCCCCTCTCTCATCATCCTCCTACGCCTCCCCTTCCAAACCCCCCAAACCCATTCACCAAAAATCCGATACTCGCCCCCACTCTACTAGTCCCCTCGACTACGTTCTTAAAACCTCGTTCGTCCTTGGCACCAGTGTCGGCGCCACCGTCCTCGGCGCCACTGTCCTCGGGGCTACTGCCCACATTTTCCTTGGCGGCGGCGGCGGGAATTCCAACTCCGGAGGCGGAGGCGGTGGTGGAGGAGGCGGGAGCGCCGGAGAGGGTGGTGATTTCTGGTCCCGGCTTTTCTCCCCGAAGCCGGCGATAGCCAAGGACGACGAACCATCTCAGGATTGGGACTCTCATGGCTTGCCGGCCAACATTACAATCCAGCTCAGCAGGCTTAGCGGATTCAAGAAATACAAGGTCTCCGACATCCTATTCTTCGATCGCCGCCGCGGGTCAACTACAGAAGGGACGGAGGATTCCTTCTTTGAAATGGTTACCATTCGCCCGGGTGGGGTCTACACGAAAGCCCAGCTCCAAAAAGAGCTTGAAACTCTTGCGGGCTGTGGGATGTTCGAAAAAGTTGACTTGGATGCCAAAACAAATCCGGATGGAACAATTGGGCTCACTATATCATTCTTGGAGAGTACTTGGCAATCTGCGGATAGGTTTAGGTGCATAAATGTGGGGTTAATGCAGCAGTCGAAGCCGATTGAAATGGACCCGGATATGACTGAGAAGGAGAGGATAGAATTCTACAGGAGTCAAGAGCaagattataggaggaggatgCAAAAGGCGAGGCCCTGTTTGTTGCCAACGCCGGTGCAAAGGGAGATCTTACAGTTGTTGAGGGAGAAAGGTGCTGTGAGCGCGAGGCTCCTGCAGAAGATTAGGGATCGCGTGCAGCAATGGTACCATGAGAATGGCTATGCCTGCGCCCAAGTagtaaattttggaaatttgaaTACCAGGGAGGTGGTTTGTGAGGTGGTGGAAGGAGATATCACGCAGTTGGTCATTCAGTTTCAGGATAAGTTGGGCAATGTCTGCGAAGGAAATACTCAGCTGGCTGTCGTCAGAAGGGATTTGCCCCGGCAG CTACAGAAGGGGCAAGTGTTTAATATTGAAGCTGGAAAACAAGCATTGAGGAATATCAATTCTTTAGGCCTATTCTCCAATATTGAGGTTAATCCACGTCCTGATGAGAAGAACGAGGGAGGGATCATTGTCGAAATCAAATTAAAGGAATTAGAGCAGGCATCAGCTGAAGTTAGCACAGAATGGAGCATAGTTCCTGGACGGGGAGGTCGTCCTACGTTG GCTTCAATCCAGCCTGGTGGAACAGTATCTTTTGAACATAGGAATATCAAAGGCCTAAATAGATCACTTCTTGGTTCAGTCAACACAAGCAACTTACTAAATCCTCAG GATGATCTGGCTTTCAAGCTCGAGTACGTTCATCCATACTTTGATGGTGTATATAACCCTCGTAACCGTACTTTCCGTGCTAGCTGCTTCAACAGCAGAAAGTTGAGCCCAGTCTTCACAGGTGGGCCAGGCATAGATGAAGTCCCACCTATATGGGTTGATCGAGCTGGAGTTAAGGCCAACCTTACTGAG AACTTCACTCGCCAGAGCAAATTCACCTATGGTCTTGTTTTCGAAGAGATTACAACACGTGATGAAGCCAGTCACATCTCTTCTCACGGTCAAAGGGTCCTTCCTAATGGAGGAATTAGTGCAGATGGACCTCCAACAACATTAAGTGGAACTGGCATTGACCGCATGGCATTTGTACAAGCTAATATAACACGGGATAATACCAAGTTCATGAATGGGGCAATAGTTGGGGAAAGGAATGTATTCCAG CTTGACCAAGGACTTGGTATCGGCAGTAAGTTCCCATTCTTTAACCGTCACCAGTTGACATTAACACGATTTATCCAGTTAAAGGAAGTGGAAGAAGGTGCTGGTAGGCCACCACCGCCTGTCTTAGTTCTGCATGGCCATTATGGTGGTTGTGTAGGCGATCTGCCAAGTTACGATGCTTTTACGCTTGGTGGACCTTATTCAGTAAGGGGTTACAACATGGGAGAGATAGGCGCCGCTCGAAATATTCTTGAG TTCGCTGCTGAGCTACGGGTACCTGTGAGGAATACACATGTTTATGCATTTGCAGAACACGGAAATGATCTTGGAAGTTCAAAGGATGTGAAAGGAAATCCAACAGAGGTTTATCGGCGGATGGGTCATGGTTCCTCTTATGGTGTTGGAGTTAAGCTAGGTTTAGTACGAGCAGAATATGCAGTTGATCATAACTCTGGAACTGGAGCCTTGTTCTTCCGGTTTGGTGAGAGATTCTGA